Proteins from a genomic interval of Prevotella sp. E13-27:
- a CDS encoding AAA domain-containing protein, protein MLKTRRIVFVDAEQPKDSVSDKVNQTEAEMIAATVVKIYEIEKLNGFNVNRTVGVIVPYRNQITTVRKAIDNYRIELLHDITIDTVERYQGSQRKYIVYGFTVQKYYQLSFLTNNVFEDEIDGCIVDRKLNVAMTRAEEHLVMFGNAELLSNNFTFFKLMEFVRSKHGFFRIRKDDFVKGNFEVSQYDSEELDLSKATFTVTEKFNDVFNKYILQPIKDGSGEEWPSLVFGHDMGTNLNAIGYGRINFSNQLRLFDQQMSPERQVLIYCYYIMRQHYCSSRNIYTSYKDWLNTQITSVNQRVQMIDIGCGPATCGIVFAEIFKDAAHNMVYTGIDVSTEMKRMARKLLDDVFNGEINCQMFNSFNELDASYWEGCSELPSLVIFNMSYFFSNVSAQFTERLAIQISEIMKNHPLNRYVFFIQHSECDKKLNSFKVFKRILSPYIKVIKSEDTYFSYVLNYKERMLEFCYDIYCSK, encoded by the coding sequence TTGCTTAAAACACGTAGAATTGTCTTCGTTGATGCTGAGCAACCAAAAGATTCTGTATCTGATAAGGTTAATCAAACCGAGGCAGAGATGATAGCGGCAACGGTTGTGAAGATATACGAAATAGAGAAATTGAATGGATTCAATGTCAATAGAACCGTAGGTGTAATCGTTCCCTATAGGAATCAGATAACAACGGTTCGTAAGGCTATAGACAACTACAGGATTGAGCTATTGCACGATATAACAATAGATACTGTTGAGCGTTATCAAGGCTCCCAGAGGAAGTATATAGTCTATGGATTCACCGTTCAGAAGTATTATCAACTCAGTTTCCTTACAAATAATGTATTTGAAGACGAAATAGATGGTTGCATAGTTGACCGAAAGCTGAATGTCGCCATGACTCGTGCAGAGGAACATTTGGTGATGTTTGGTAACGCAGAGCTGCTATCGAATAACTTTACGTTCTTCAAACTAATGGAGTTCGTACGAAGCAAACATGGTTTCTTCCGTATTAGGAAGGATGACTTTGTCAAAGGTAATTTTGAAGTATCACAGTATGATTCAGAAGAACTTGACCTCAGTAAAGCAACATTTACCGTCACAGAAAAGTTCAATGATGTATTCAACAAATATATCCTTCAGCCAATCAAAGACGGTTCTGGCGAAGAATGGCCTTCATTAGTATTTGGCCATGACATGGGTACAAATCTGAATGCTATTGGTTATGGAAGAATCAATTTCTCAAATCAGCTTCGATTGTTTGATCAACAGATGTCGCCAGAAAGGCAGGTACTGATTTACTGCTATTACATTATGCGACAGCACTATTGTAGTAGTCGTAACATCTATACAAGCTATAAGGACTGGTTGAATACACAGATTACTTCAGTGAATCAACGAGTACAGATGATAGACATCGGTTGTGGTCCGGCAACTTGTGGTATAGTTTTTGCAGAAATCTTTAAAGATGCAGCCCACAACATGGTCTATACCGGAATTGATGTTTCTACTGAAATGAAACGAATGGCCAGGAAATTATTAGATGATGTCTTCAATGGGGAAATCAATTGTCAGATGTTTAATTCCTTTAATGAACTAGACGCATCATATTGGGAAGGATGCTCTGAACTGCCATCCCTGGTCATTTTCAATATGTCATATTTCTTCTCAAATGTATCTGCACAGTTCACGGAGCGTCTGGCGATTCAGATAAGTGAGATAATGAAGAACCATCCTCTCAACAGGTATGTTTTCTTTATACAACATTCTGAATGTGACAAGAAATTGAACTCATTCAAAGTATTTAAGCGGATTCTGTCTCCTTATATAAAGGTCATTAAGAGTGAAGACACATACTTCTCCTATGTACTAAACTATAAAGAGAGAATGCTCGAATTCTGCTATGATATATATTGCAGCAAATAG
- a CDS encoding transposase: protein MTAKLEKIHEMYKLLNEKERVNHDILSTFGRFGLSQALRRLGLEKQQGVSALQLIISLCLFRFNGESVFGMYRKDFHALVETGKNCYYRMLNRETMDWRCLLLRMCVRFFAILRKEHAEETEQPRCYIIDDTTLEKTGVSIEGVSRVFDHVRHKCVLGFKELILAYFDGRTTIPVDFSLHREKGKESNYGLSGDERKGQFSKKRDEKNPDHARHKELDMKKTDCAVAMMQRAWKAGLRAAYALCDSWFTCEEFIHAVRAIGDGSVHFLGMGKMDNRRYYVRGFHQNVYEMISRYERTEAKKMPKYNSRYFIVNGFMGKEIVRIFFIKYGHNQNWNIIVTTDLTMGITKCFETYQIRWSIEVLAKESKQYLGLGRYQGRDFDGQIADCTLCHMTYIVLALDKRLNDYETMGALFEEQRADLMALTLWQRLLAVIKRLLDVLADMLGVTYKELSANIVCNEKMLDKYIVMAEALEEYEEAA from the coding sequence ATGACTGCAAAATTAGAGAAAATCCACGAGATGTACAAACTTTTGAACGAAAAAGAGCGTGTGAACCACGATATTTTATCGACCTTTGGTCGTTTTGGCCTCTCTCAGGCCCTCCGTCGACTCGGTTTGGAGAAGCAGCAGGGCGTGTCTGCCTTGCAGCTGATCATCTCTTTGTGCCTGTTCCGCTTCAACGGCGAGAGTGTCTTCGGTATGTACCGCAAGGACTTCCATGCCTTGGTCGAGACTGGCAAGAACTGCTACTACCGCATGCTTAATCGTGAGACTATGGACTGGCGCTGCCTGCTGCTTCGCATGTGTGTGCGCTTCTTCGCCATCCTGCGCAAGGAGCATGCTGAGGAGACGGAGCAGCCCCGCTGCTACATCATCGATGACACGACATTGGAAAAGACTGGCGTTTCAATCGAGGGTGTCAGCCGCGTGTTCGACCATGTGAGACACAAGTGCGTGCTGGGCTTCAAGGAACTGATACTGGCCTACTTCGACGGGCGTACCACGATACCCGTTGACTTCTCCCTGCACCGCGAGAAGGGCAAGGAGAGCAACTACGGCCTGAGCGGGGATGAACGTAAGGGGCAGTTCTCCAAGAAGCGTGATGAAAAGAACCCCGACCATGCAAGGCATAAGGAACTGGACATGAAGAAGACCGACTGCGCAGTAGCCATGATGCAACGCGCGTGGAAGGCTGGGCTCCGTGCCGCATACGCCCTTTGCGACAGTTGGTTCACCTGCGAGGAATTCATACATGCCGTTCGTGCCATAGGCGACGGAAGCGTGCATTTCCTCGGTATGGGTAAAATGGATAATAGGAGATACTATGTGCGTGGATTCCATCAGAACGTATATGAGATGATCTCGCGCTACGAGCGCACTGAGGCAAAGAAGATGCCCAAGTACAACAGCCGCTACTTCATCGTCAACGGATTCATGGGTAAGGAGATTGTACGTATCTTCTTCATCAAGTACGGCCACAACCAGAACTGGAACATCATCGTCACCACCGACCTGACAATGGGAATCACCAAGTGTTTCGAGACCTACCAGATCAGGTGGAGCATAGAGGTGCTGGCGAAAGAGAGCAAGCAGTATCTCGGCCTCGGACGCTATCAGGGAAGGGACTTCGACGGACAGATTGCCGACTGCACGCTCTGCCACATGACCTACATCGTACTGGCCCTTGACAAACGGCTCAACGACTATGAGACCATGGGAGCCTTGTTCGAAGAGCAAAGGGCTGACCTGATGGCACTCACGCTCTGGCAACGGCTGCTGGCCGTCATCAAACGGTTGCTCGATGTACTGGCGGATATGCTGGGAGTCACCTATAAAGAACTGTCTGCAAACATCGTCTGCAATGAGAAAATGCTCGACAAGTACATCGTCATGGCTGAAGCGTTGGAAGAGTACGAGGAGGCCGCGTAG